A region from the Benincasa hispida cultivar B227 chromosome 8, ASM972705v1, whole genome shotgun sequence genome encodes:
- the LOC120082569 gene encoding uncharacterized protein LOC120082569: protein MGESHSSAPPNSLPQDNSTANPMTSSGTRRRKPPSPQELISHYESQGLTSHDASIKVIEDLQNALFRIISSGRGKKDKLLVETSRKIDATNNRLAILDLKLDSKPGYAESFALGLASGSVLSGIGTVMPHVFGALTNIWSSVSNLTKHSS, encoded by the coding sequence ATGGGGGAATCACATTCATCAGCGCCCCCAAATTCTCTCCCCCAAGACAACAGTACTGCAAACCCCATGACGTCTTCAGGAACTCGAAGAAGAAAGCCTCCTTCCCCACAAGAACTCATATCCCACTACGAATCCCAAGGCCTTACTTCTCACGATGCTTCAATCAAGGTAATAGAAGACCTTCAGAATGCTCTCTTTAGGATCATCTCCTCCGGCAGAGGCAAAAAGGACAAGCTTCTGGTCGAGACTTCAAGGAAGATCGATGCCACTAATAACCGTCTTGCCATTCTCGACCTAAAGTTGGACTCCAAGCCAGGCTATGCCGAGAGTTTTGCCCTAGGTTTGGCTTCTGGGTCTGTTTTGAGTGGGATTGGGACTGTGATGCCCCATGTTTTTGGGGCTCTCACCAATATTTGGAGCTCTGTTAGTAATCTTACCAAGCATTCTTCTTGA